In Candidatus Acididesulfobacter guangdongensis, the genomic stretch TTCTTGTGAAATCATTAAAGTACCTATTGGTTTTATTCCAGGTAAATCGGCTAATTTTTTTATATTGTCAAATGCATTCATAGGAATAGTTTGATATTTTAATATATTAGGAAGAGATATATCAATAAATGATAAAATTGACGTTTCATAAAATGGTATATTATTTTCACTTTTTGTAAAAAAATAAGAAATATCAACTTTAAAGACCTTTGCCAATTTTATTAAACATTCGATTGTAATACCCTTACCTTTTTCTTCCATCCTCCAAATAGTCATTTTACTTTTATTGATTGCCTTAGCAAGTTCTTCTTGTGAAAGTCCCTGCTCTTCTCGTTTTTTTTTTATTAATGAGGCAATTCTTGCTTTTATTTCTATATTTTCAGTTTCTGATATCATAATATTTATTTATATCATTAAATGTTACAATAAACAATAAAAAAATATTGACATATTACAAATTATGTTATATTATATGACATAATTTGTAAAATATTATTCAATAAATTATTTAAAATAGAAAGGAAATAAAATATGGAAGAAAATATATTTTGTAAAAAAACTGATCAAAGAAATGAAAGCGATGTAGAGCAATTTTTTGCCATAAGATTATTAAAAGAACTTGGGTTTAAAGACAGTAATATTTTAACTAAATTTACAATTCCCAAACATCTTATCGGTAAAGGTGCAAAAAAGAAAGAACATAGACCAGATTATGCGATAAAAATAGGAAATACTTGGGTGATGATTGTTACAATGACATACCCGTAAA encodes the following:
- a CDS encoding helix-turn-helix domain-containing protein codes for the protein MISETENIEIKARIASLIKKKREEQGLSQEELAKAINKSKMTIWRMEEKGKGITIECLIKLAKVFKVDISYFFTKSENNIPFYETSILSFIDISLPNILKYQTIPMNAFDNIKKLADLPGIKPIGTLMISQEFNSQSIEVLKINDKGMDPYIKNNAYVGIDTDSKNRIPISGHIYCVYLPYEGPVIRYVTKNQKGIVLKSKNIIYNDIEISNEELKTGKSFIIGKVKWVWQDI